The following proteins are encoded in a genomic region of Portunus trituberculatus isolate SZX2019 chromosome 13, ASM1759143v1, whole genome shotgun sequence:
- the LOC123503264 gene encoding E3 ubiquitin-protein ligase TTC3-like isoform X7: protein MSKKLQWKLTENGVLALYEQHFKKEVRVQVIFKTHIESTCYLRVSDGQHLSPLVLILNEHVRTKFSVGAIIIIKERQLVPFDEYVDEPQWFMNDYGMHHLYIENYTLLANHTDVPQVLGSLRDKSDYRDNMKTVLSVLTTWIPEDEQLTWEFSSNESLLRQQEERDRLREQGNTFFKQNDFNRAIDFYNVAKVEDPYDCRVWSNCSHAYFKLKDYLLAEVHAIVAMKLNPFYEKAYYRAGQAAIKQRHWWEGEEYAKCGIFICGETKELRQILDDAARIPLNDSGILGSLISDSIDGYVRDQAKTFIHSALESLDLKPNNPKSRGIVREIQEQISKKKHSELRGAFVKEHKKETKKPNKKNKKSGEDMAATAAGATASAAATSTTSAGSKEQKSKGEEEKKHVQDKKEEKNKKSVINIEETLQEGQRLYQSEQFHKAIEMYSKCLASNGLTDTRATVKLSEPYNVQVVQLVIGVCKVQSTRGYIFEGLEIMQTLLGPSSKFSHKPACRYWLAVSFEKICCFKLSQKHAQLCKDALKKSKNIKPIKWPATEQLINWTRCDVLETECNLLLEKLSSSRPSPKAKCRYKNCITTQGIPYAKDEIYLTDPDFKGYLNVICEEDCTVSYHPCCWKAFKEQHDGSVNRMSDKDFLGELCVTPDCTGKISSIQIYDDEGRMKNELAKDKKDRKHMAAPVKQKKKKDKKKEKPQSHKKRTRVESVCEDLATNDDTSPTAAESSSIQNAHTNSNNNSSSNNNDKHKSSQKPQLPIDPESLEKAQVTILKPGAETEEVSPTKSTKKNKKKKVKKPVNQPNLLGDPLEADLCVQSEYIARLRMLRQQRDALEAGECPNLIKPINVTTDTQKPVVLLDPDNPFYLPQHLRDNPEELERVLQEKLTTSSPPGLQQETINTLLDFMYDWLKAEGPMRTSDPRLAEQVAENFPQEARDYVIQCRGITGLLMQSLKFAMIDNIVCVHDDVMKAQEMMCQEVMEKMNQSKYLVRYSDGQKAKRFTHLLDDTKSTCSTTSSSSQRAVSVAESTMSRDSAGTRRHTSRSRNDDPNNNDDSETIASLAPLSKTIVDQFHKFADGVLNPAAPEFEPHISNSEVKSEDDDDDDDDEEEEDEEEDDEGNGQYKRKLFDSEDNRGQWNKGDTEYIENWAAQAGEKAAMMLTDEDEDVELGEDEEEEKEVEEVEEEDEEREAVPEGGEEERIESIQDEEYFEATEEYISQLLEEKEKLADNLQNEQEQNQVLSDKLYQVKSQYKSEVMKLKEQLEELKDQNKELTTEKNAITLQKEAEAKKFKADQSRMNEETKATGSRLQSIERKIERMIDHNNELQAKLVEETELNTQLKEELEKMKNLQESLTSCSRRAREAEVKYLSTKKDLVDANMTETISRLTEEATAMRQLLPGAMEDSALDRTTLARSIVAWDEAIKNLCEQQRIFREEGVRLLGMIHQGRPLSALPVGDLAVPSIPTLSVAPLLSRFQKNHHRPSPTFAVPEVLSMDLPRHSSPGPQGPPLLSGTTQPQPQPPMADLSCKVPLIPNPPAFLLPGPFNGHPLLMQNGGLPPNHASGAIPKGATSAPPGIQHPKTAEMPCQTQPTESPGQLFVGQLPWDYSEADVKNLFSQFGEVVSVNIFDKGCNADGRPVPKYGFITFRNVDDCNKALSARPIYVRNHMLNVQAKEAKKPTKPASVPAAGGGGGVVGGGAGVGGAGGGGGLTGIINELDATNGTKLSAYGLTGITVEANKSAALHHHTLPTSPTLHHHQPPPPPTSQSVTKPKFQAVIKLREGLAECQSGTTHAKLLPTNNTVGGIVAPPPKLVRPQPKTVPNASKLGGQASASKEEMVMPSKPSYTRLIEICKQHFGKEFSSPDICIALKVVRAQNNNSLSGLNTEKIVERVRQHLRSRRPSAGAATVAPWAGLTQGVGVKTEPEWQGPSKEEVVKEEQCSICLEPLNTSPNQTLACFHTFHALCINDWIKIQSNCPNCRKFALMPDEYPTLSHN, encoded by the exons ATGAGTAAGAAATTGCAGTGGAAGTTGACAGAAAATGGAGTGCTTGCCCTCTATGAACAGCATTTCAAGAAGGAGGTCAGAGTTCAA GTGATCTTCAAGACCCACATTGAGTCCACCTGTTACCTGCGAGTATCTGACGGCCAGCACCTCTCACCTCTTGTTCTTATATTGAATGAACATGTGCGCACCAAATTCAGCGTTGGGgcaatcattattatcaaggag AGACAACTGGTTCCCTTCGATGAGTATGTTGATGAGCCTCAGTGGTTCATGAATGACTATGGCATGCACCACCTTTATATTGAAAACTACACCCTGTTGGCCAATCACACTGACGTTCCACAAGTCCTGGGTTCTCTCCGCGATAAGAGTGACTACCGTGACAATATGAAAACTGTGCTGTCTGTTTTG ACCACGTGGATTCCTGAGGACGAACAGCTGACATGG GAATTTAGCTCAAATGAAAGCCTTttgaggcagcaggaggaaagaGACCGTTTAAGAGAACAAGGCAATACCTTTTTCAAACAAAATGACTTCAACAGGGCTATTGACTTCTATAATGTGG CTAAGGTTGAGGATCCCTATGACTGTCGGGTGTGGTCCAACTGCAGTCATGCTTACTTCAAGCTGAAGGATTATTTGCTGGCAGAGGTGCACGCCATCGTGGCAATGAAGCTCAACCCATTCTATGAAAAG GCCTATTACCGAGCAGGACAAGCAGCAATCAAGCAGAGGCAttggtgggagggggaggagtatGCTAAGTGTGGTATCTTTATCTGTGGCGAGACCAAGGAACTGCGGCAGATCCTGGACGACGCAGCAAGGATCCCCCTCAACGACAGTG gtatatTAGGCTCCCTCATCTCAGACAGCATCGATGGCTATGTAAGGGACCAAGCCAAGACCTTCATCCACAGCGCCTTGGAATCCTTGGACTTAAAACCAAATAACCCA aaAAGCCGTGGTATTGTCAGGGAGATACAAGAACAAATCTCGAAGAAGAAACACTCTGAATTAAG AGGTGCTTTTGTAAAGGAACATAAGAAGGAAACCAAGAAgcctaacaaaaaaaataaaaagtctgGTGAGGATatggcagcaacagcagctggtgcaacagcatcagcagcagcaacatcaacaacatcagcagGCTCTAAAGAACAGAAGAgtaagggtgaggaggagaaaaaacatgTCCAG gataaaaaagaagaaaaaaataagaaatcagTAATTAATATTGAAGAAACTTTACAAGAAGGACAAAG GTTATATCAATCTGAACAGTTTCACAAAGCAATTGAAATGTATAGCAAATGTTTAGCTTCCAATGGTCTGACAGATACCAGGGCTACT gTGAAGCTCAGTGAGCCTTACAACGTGCAGGTGGTCCAGCTTGTTATAGGTGTGTGCAAGGTGCAGTCCACTCGAGGGTATATATTTGAGGGCTTGGAGATTATGCAGACCCTCCTGGGGCCGAGCAGCAAGTTCTCCCACAAGCCAGCCTGCCGCTACTGGCTGGCTGTCTCCTTTGAAAAAATATGCTG tTTTAAATTGTCCCAAAAGCATGCCCAGTTATGTAAAGATGCCCTAAAGAAATCCAAAAACATCAAGCCTATCAAGTGGCCCGCTACAGAACAGCTCATTAATTGGACACGCTGTGATGTATTAGAG ACTGAATGTAATTTACTGTTGGAGAAGCTTTCCTCATCTAGACCTTCCCCTAAGGCCAAATGTCGCTACAAAAACTGTATTACAACCCAAGGCATTCCTTACGCCAAAGACGAGATTTATTTGAC GGACCCAGACTTCAAAGGGTATTTAAATGTAATATGTGAGGAGGACTGTACTGTGAGTTACCACCCATGCTGCTGGAAGGCTTTTAAGGAGCAGCATGATGGCAGCGTCAACAGAATGTCCGACAAG GACTTTTTAGGTGAGTTGTGTGTGACCCCAGACTGTACAGGCAAGATTTCCAGCATTCAAATTTATGATGATGAGGGTCGCATGAAGAATGAATTGGCAAAAGACAAGAAGGACAGGAAACACATGGCAGCTCCTGttaagcagaagaagaaaaa ggacaagaagaaagaaaaaccacaGTCACACAAGAAGCGGACCAGggtggagagtgtgtgtgaggatcTGGCCACCAATGacgat ACATCACCTACCGCTGCAGAGAGTTCTAGTATTCAAAATGCACAcaccaacagtaataataatagtagcagcaataataatgacaagcaCAA GTCCTCTCAAAAGCCCCAGCTACCCATTGACCCTGAGAGCCTGGAGAAAGCCCAAGTCACCATTCTCAAGCCTGGAGCAGAGACCGAGGAAGTGTCACCCACTAAGTCcaccaagaagaacaagaaaaagaaggtcaAAAAGCCTGTTAATCAGCCAAACCTTCTTGGAGACCCTCTTGAGGCTGATTTATGTGTCCA GAGTGAATACATTGCCCGTTTGCGAATGTTACGTCAGCAGAGGGATGCCCTGGAGGCTGGCGAATGCCCTAACCTTATCAAACCCATCAACGTTACCACTGACACCCAAAAACCCGTTGTCCTG CTGGATCCTGACAATCCTTTCTACCTCCCCCAACACCTGCGAGACAACCCTGAGGAGCTGGAGAGAGTGCTGCAGGAGAAGCTCACCACCAGCTCACCACCGGGCCTGCAGCAGGAGACCATCAATACCCTTCTGGA TTTCATGTACGACTGGCTGAAGGCTGAGGGTCCCATGCGCACCAGTGACCCAAGACTGGCTGAACAGGTGGCTGAAAACTTCCCACAAGAGGCTCGAGACTATGTGATACAGTGTAGAGGCATCACCGGTCTTCTCATGCAGTCCCTTAAGTTTGCCATGATTGACAATATTGTATGTGTCCATGATGATGTAATGAAGGCCCAGGAGATGATGTGCCAGGAGGTGATGGAGAAGATGAACCAATCCAAGTATCTGGTTCGGTACAG CGATGGACAAAAGGCAAAACGATTCACACACCTCCTGGACGACACCAAGAGTACCTGCTCAaccacctcctcttcatcccaACGTGCCGTCTCAGTGGCAGAATCAACTATGTCCAGAGACTCGGCAGGCACCAGAAGGCACACCAGCCGCTCCAGAAATGATGAccccaacaacaacgacgatagTGAGACCATTGCATCTCTTGCTCCTCTCTCCAAAACTATCGTGGATCAGTTTCATAAATTTGCT GATGGTGTCCTGAACCCAGCTGCCCCAGAATTTGAGCCTCACATCAGCAACAGTGAGGTGAAGtctgaggatgatgatgatgatgatgatgatgaggaggaggaagacgaggaggaagatgatgaaggaaatgggCAATATAAAAGAAAGCTGTTTGATAGTGAAGACAATAGAGGACAATGGAATAAAG GAGACACTGAATACATAGAGAACTGGGCAGCACAAGCCGGGGAAAAGGCTGCCATGATGCTCACTGATGAAGACGAAGATGttgaactgggagaggatgaggaggaggaaaaggaggtggaggaggtagaggaagaagatgaggagagggaagctgtgccagaaggaggagaggaagagaggatagaaTCCATCCAGGATGAGGAATACTTTGAAGCAACAGAG GAATACATCAGTCAGCtactggaagagaaagagaagctggCAGACAACCTTCAGAATGAGCAGGAGCAGAACCAAGTGTTGAGTGACAAGCTGTACCAGGTGAAGTCACAGTACAAGAGTGAAGTCATGAAGCTCAAAGAACAGCTGGAAGAACTTAAGGATCAAAACAAA GAGCTCACCACAGAGAAGAATGCCATCACGTTGCAAAAAGAGGCAGAAGCGAAGAAGTTCAAGGCTGATCAATCTCGAATGAATGAGGAGACCAAGGCCACTGGGAGCCGTCTACAGTCCATCGAGCGGAAGATTGAGCGTATGATAGACCACAACAATGAACTACAAGCCAAACTAGTGGAGGAAAC AGAGTTGAACACGCAGCTGAAGGAGGAactagagaagatgaagaacttGCAGGAATCCCTCACTAGCTGCTCTCGTCGGGCCCGTGAGGCGGAGGTCAAGTACTTGTCCACAAAGAAGGACCTAGTGGATGCCAACATGACCGA GACCATCTCTCGGCTGACAGAGGAGGCCACTGCCATGAGACAGCTGCTGCCGGGAGCCATGGAGGACAGTGCGCTGGACCGAACCACACTCGCTCGCTCCATTGTGGCGTGGGACGAGGCCATCAAGAACCTTTGTGAGCAGCAGAGGATATTCAGa GAAGAGGGCGTCCGCTTACTGGGGATGATTCATCAAGGGCGACCCCTCAGTGCCCTGCCTGTTGGGGACCTTGCTGTTCCCTCCATCCCGACCCTGAGTGTTGCTCCATTGCTCAGTCGCTTCCAG AAAAACCACCACAGACCTTCACCTACATTTGCTGTCCCTGAAGTATTATCCATGGACCTGCCTAGACACTCCAGCCCAGGTCCGCAGGGTCCACCACTGCTGTCTGGAACCacccaaccacaaccacaaccacccatGGCTGACCTTTCATGTAAAGTGCCTCTCATACCCAACCCTCCAGCCTTCCTTCTGCCGGGGCCATTCAACGGACACCCCTTGTTAATGCAGAATGGTGGCCTTCCTCCTAACCATGCCAGTGGTGCCATACCGAAGGGTGCCACCAGTGCCCCGCCAGGAATCCAACATCCCAAGACTGCAG aaaTGCCATGCCAGACCCAACCGACAGAGTCACCCGGCCAGCTGTTTGTTGGCCAGCTGCCCTGGGACTACTCTGAGGCAGACGTCAAG AACCTGTTCAGTCAGTTTGGTGAGGTGGTGTCCGTGAATATTTTTGATAAAGGCTGTAATGCAGACGGCAGGCCAGTCCCTAAATATGGATTTATCACATTCCGTAATGTGGACGACTGCAATAAGGCTCTCTCTGCGCGG CCCATATATGTACGTAATCATATGCTCAATGTGCAAGCCAAAGAAGCTAAAAAGCCCACAAAACCAGCAAGTGTGCcagcagcaggtggaggaggaggagtagtgggaggaggagcaggagtaggaggggccggaggaggaggaggtctaacCGGCATCATTAACGAGCTGGACGCCACTAACGGCACAAAGTTGTCAGCATACGGACTGACAGGCATCACAGTGGAGGCCAACAAGTCAGctgccctccaccaccacacactgcccACATCAcctacactacaccaccaccaacctcctcctcctcccacctcacaGTCTGTTACCAAACCCAAGTTTCAG GCTGTGATCAAGCTGAGGGAAGGATTAGCTGAGTGCCAGTCAGGGACAACACATGCA AAGCTTCTCCCCACCAACAACACTGTGGGAGGCATTGTTGCTCCTCCCCCCAAACTGGTCCGTCCTCAGCCCAAGACTGTGCCCAATGCATCAAAGCT AGGAGGCCAAGCTAGTGCTTCCAAGGAGGAAATGGTGATGCCCTCGAAGCCTTCATACACCAGGCTTATTGAAATTTGCAAACAGCACTTTGGAAAGGAATTTAGCTC GCCAGACATCTGCATTGCGTTGAAAGTGGTTCGTGCCCAGAACAACAACAGCCTGTCAGGGTTAAATACCGAGAAGATTGTGGAGCGTGTGAGGCAGCATCTGCGTTCCCGTCGACCCAGTGCAGGGGCAGCCACTGTGGCACCATGGGCCGGCCTCACCCAAGGGGTGGGAGTCAAGACCGAACCAGAGTGGCAAGGTCCcagcaaggaggaggtagtgaaaGAGGAACAGTGTTCCATTTGCCTTGAGCCTCTCAATACCAGCCCCAACCAGACTCTGGCGTGCTTCCACACCTTCCATGCTCTCTGCATCAATGACTGGATCAAGATACAGTCCAATTGTCCAAACTGCCGCAAGTTTGCTCTCATGCCTGACGAGTACCCAACCCTCTCCCATAATTAA